One region of Halorhodospira halophila genomic DNA includes:
- a CDS encoding FAD-dependent monooxygenase yields the protein MNTPRLCHDVVVVGGGMVGAAVAADFAGRGWRVGLIETTGPKPVDAGTPYRLRVSALNLGSEHYLDELGAWHAIRTTRACPYRRLQVWDDDSPARLTFTAGELGPDTDHLGHIVENDLVQDALWSVLEHAGTVHRYCPNETSRLEPAPFGATVRLDDGRRVHGNLVIAADGAQSRLRQSAGIPVTVRDYRQHAVVAEVTTRPGQQDITWQRFLPEGPQAFLPLLGSRASLVWYTTPDRARQLAELAPEQLGQSIEAAFPAELGGIESVVQRANFPIRAQHAHCYQAPGLVLIGDAAHTIHPLAGQGVNLGLRDARALARHVSAAVEAGYAPDDPRVLSAYARERRQDNQLMQSAMTAIHGLFGAPCRRLASLRRFGLRLADHAGPAKRLALRYASHGRWAG from the coding sequence GTGAACACGCCCCGGCTTTGCCACGATGTGGTGGTCGTCGGCGGTGGCATGGTGGGCGCCGCCGTGGCCGCCGACTTCGCCGGCCGCGGCTGGCGGGTGGGACTGATCGAGACCACCGGCCCCAAGCCCGTCGACGCCGGCACCCCCTACCGCCTCCGGGTCTCGGCACTGAACCTCGGCTCGGAGCACTACCTCGATGAGCTCGGGGCCTGGCACGCAATCCGCACCACCCGCGCCTGCCCCTACCGGCGGCTGCAGGTCTGGGACGATGACAGCCCGGCCCGGCTGACCTTCACCGCCGGGGAGCTCGGCCCCGACACCGATCACCTCGGGCACATCGTGGAGAACGACCTGGTCCAGGACGCGCTCTGGTCGGTGCTCGAGCACGCCGGCACGGTCCACCGGTACTGCCCGAACGAGACCAGCCGCCTGGAGCCGGCCCCCTTCGGCGCCACGGTGCGCCTCGATGACGGCCGCCGGGTCCACGGCAACCTGGTCATCGCCGCCGACGGTGCGCAGTCACGGCTGCGCCAGTCGGCGGGGATCCCGGTGACGGTCCGCGACTATCGCCAGCACGCAGTCGTCGCCGAGGTGACCACCCGGCCGGGACAGCAGGACATCACCTGGCAGCGTTTCCTGCCCGAGGGACCGCAAGCCTTCCTGCCACTGCTCGGCTCGCGGGCTTCGCTGGTGTGGTACACCACCCCGGACCGGGCTCGGCAACTCGCCGAGCTGGCGCCGGAGCAGCTGGGCCAGAGCATCGAGGCGGCCTTCCCGGCCGAACTCGGCGGGATCGAGTCGGTGGTGCAGCGGGCCAACTTCCCGATCCGGGCGCAGCACGCCCACTGCTACCAGGCGCCGGGCCTGGTCCTGATCGGGGATGCCGCGCACACCATCCACCCGCTGGCCGGCCAAGGCGTCAACCTGGGGCTGCGGGACGCCCGGGCATTGGCCCGCCACGTGTCGGCAGCGGTCGAGGCGGGCTACGCACCGGACGACCCGCGGGTGCTCAGCGCCTACGCCCGCGAGCGACGCCAGGACAACCAACTGATGCAGTCGGCGATGACGGCCATCCACGGGCTCTTCGGCGCCCCGTGCCGGCGCCTGGCCTCTCTGCGCCGCTTTGGGCTGCGCCTGGCCGACCACGCCGGGCCGGCCAAGCGCCTCGCCCTGCGCTACGCCAGCCACGGGCGGTGGGCCGGCTGA
- the aspS gene encoding aspartate--tRNA ligase gives MRSHYCGEICETHLDTEVTLCGWVHRRRDHGGIIFIDLRDRAGLVQVVVDPDTEAAFAAADRARNEYVLRITGRVRHRPEGTENPDLHSGRVEVLGQAVEVLNTAKTPPFQLDEHEQVGEDVRLRHRYVDLRRPEMQQRLQLRARVSSVIRRHLEDEGFLDIETPMLTRATPEGARDYLVPSRTHTGRFFALPQSPQLFKQLLMMAGFDRYYQIVRCFRDEDLRADRQPEFTQLDMEAAFVDEEAVMGVTERMLRQLFRQVLGVELPDPFPRMRYAEAMDRFGSDKPDLRIPLELIEVADLVRDVDFKVFSAPAQDPRGRVAALRVPGGGALTRKQIDDYTEFVGRYGAKGLAYIKVNDPGQGVEGLQSPIVKFLTEDAVQGILERTGAQAGDVVFFGADRASVVNDALGALRVRIGHDMELVEDAWRPLWVVDFPMFEYDEKDGRLYSLHHPFTAPCVQDPAELQQQDAEALVSRAYDCVLNGVELGGGSIRIHDPQMQQAVFGLLGIGEEEARSKFGFLLDALQYGCPPHGGIAFGMDRLVMLMAGADSIREVMAFPKTQTATCMLTEAPAEVGEAQLRELGIRLRRVSGSE, from the coding sequence ATGCGTAGTCACTACTGCGGCGAGATCTGCGAAACCCACCTGGACACTGAAGTCACGCTCTGCGGCTGGGTGCACCGGCGGCGGGACCACGGCGGCATCATCTTCATCGATCTGCGCGATCGGGCCGGCCTGGTGCAGGTGGTGGTCGATCCCGACACCGAGGCGGCGTTCGCTGCCGCCGACCGCGCTCGCAACGAGTACGTCCTGCGCATCACCGGCCGCGTCCGGCACCGCCCGGAGGGCACCGAGAACCCGGACCTGCACTCCGGCCGGGTCGAGGTCCTGGGCCAGGCGGTGGAGGTGCTCAACACCGCCAAGACCCCGCCGTTCCAGCTCGACGAGCACGAGCAGGTGGGCGAGGACGTGCGCCTGCGCCACCGCTACGTGGATCTGCGCCGTCCCGAGATGCAGCAGCGACTGCAGCTGCGCGCCCGGGTGAGTTCGGTGATCCGTCGCCACCTGGAGGACGAGGGCTTTCTCGACATCGAGACGCCGATGCTGACGCGGGCCACCCCCGAGGGCGCGCGCGACTACTTGGTGCCCAGCCGCACCCACACCGGCCGCTTCTTCGCGCTGCCGCAGTCGCCGCAGCTGTTCAAGCAGCTGCTGATGATGGCCGGCTTCGACCGCTATTACCAGATCGTGCGCTGCTTCCGTGACGAGGACCTGCGCGCCGACCGCCAGCCGGAGTTCACCCAGCTCGACATGGAGGCCGCCTTCGTCGACGAAGAGGCCGTCATGGGGGTCACCGAGCGGATGCTCCGCCAGCTCTTCCGCCAGGTCCTCGGCGTCGAGCTGCCCGATCCCTTCCCGCGCATGCGCTACGCCGAGGCCATGGACCGCTTCGGTTCCGACAAGCCGGATCTGCGCATCCCGCTCGAACTGATCGAGGTGGCCGACCTGGTCCGCGACGTGGACTTCAAGGTCTTCTCGGCGCCGGCGCAGGATCCGCGTGGCCGCGTGGCGGCCCTGCGCGTACCCGGCGGGGGGGCGCTGACCCGCAAGCAGATCGACGACTACACCGAGTTCGTCGGCCGTTACGGCGCCAAGGGGCTGGCCTACATCAAGGTCAACGACCCGGGCCAGGGCGTGGAGGGGCTGCAGTCGCCCATCGTCAAGTTCCTCACCGAGGACGCCGTACAGGGTATCCTCGAGCGCACCGGCGCCCAGGCGGGCGATGTGGTCTTCTTCGGCGCCGACCGGGCCAGCGTCGTCAACGACGCCCTCGGCGCGCTGCGGGTGCGTATTGGCCACGACATGGAACTGGTCGAGGACGCCTGGCGCCCGCTGTGGGTGGTCGATTTCCCGATGTTCGAGTACGACGAGAAAGACGGGCGTCTCTACTCCCTGCACCACCCGTTCACCGCACCGTGTGTCCAGGACCCGGCCGAGCTGCAGCAACAGGACGCCGAGGCGCTGGTCTCGCGGGCCTACGACTGCGTGCTCAACGGCGTCGAGCTCGGCGGCGGCTCGATCCGTATCCACGACCCGCAGATGCAGCAAGCGGTCTTTGGGCTTCTGGGTATCGGCGAGGAAGAGGCCCGTTCCAAGTTCGGCTTCCTGCTCGACGCCCTGCAGTACGGCTGCCCGCCCCACGGCGGGATCGCTTTCGGCATGGACCGGCTGGTCATGCTCATGGCCGGCGCCGACTCGATCCGTGAGGTCATGGCCTTCCCCAAGACCCAGACCGCCACCTGCATGCTCACCGAGGCGCCGGCCGAGGTGGGCGAGGCGCAGCTGCGCGAGCTGGGCATCCGCCTGCGGCGGGTCAGCGGCTCCGAGTAG
- a CDS encoding FmdB family zinc ribbon protein → MPIYEYECCGCGHRLEAIQSVSDGPLTDCPECGQASLKRLVSAAAFRLKGGGWYETDFKSGQRKNVAEGGGNGADKGGSDKSSDKSGDKSASSAGTSAGSGGGQSGAAAAGSSGSASS, encoded by the coding sequence ATGCCGATTTACGAGTATGAGTGCTGTGGCTGCGGCCACCGTCTCGAGGCCATCCAGTCCGTATCGGACGGCCCGCTGACCGACTGTCCCGAGTGCGGCCAGGCGTCGCTCAAGCGGCTGGTCTCGGCGGCGGCGTTCCGCCTGAAAGGCGGCGGTTGGTACGAGACCGACTTCAAGTCGGGCCAACGCAAGAACGTCGCCGAGGGGGGCGGCAATGGCGCCGACAAGGGCGGCAGCGACAAGAGCAGTGACAAGAGCGGCGACAAGTCGGCGTCATCGGCGGGCACCTCCGCAGGCAGTGGCGGTGGGCAGTCGGGGGCTGCGGCGGCTGGCTCCTCCGGTTCTGCTTCCAGCTGA
- the hcp gene encoding hydroxylamine reductase, with translation MFCDQCEQVRRQEACNVSPGVCGKDEDCHSAQQLLLYGLKGMAAYAHHARRLGRHDPEVAAFMEEALFATMTNVNFDLESLLELCLRCGQMNLRVMEMLDAAHVETFGQPQPATVPEGTRAGPGILVSGHDLLDLYHLLQQVEGTDIQVYTHGEMLPAHMYPTLHQHPNLAGHYGGAWQEQKREFKAFPGAILVTTNCVMPPAERYAERLFTTRSTAVSGGQRITDGDFTPVIEAARRCAPCDEAITGESTVGFHHTVLLENAGTLLEAYQNGQISQFYLIGGCDGAHRSRNYFNDYAAATPADSFVLTLGCGKFRIRDQSFGTHLGFPRLLDMGQCNDAYGAIQVALGLARALDCNVNDLPLTLVISWFEQKAVAVLLTLLSLDVRGITLGPNPPAFLSDNLFRALAERYDLRLTGDTPQLDAQQAAATA, from the coding sequence ATGTTCTGCGATCAGTGCGAGCAAGTCCGCCGTCAGGAGGCGTGCAATGTCTCCCCCGGCGTCTGTGGCAAGGATGAGGACTGCCACTCGGCGCAGCAGCTGCTGCTCTACGGCCTCAAGGGGATGGCCGCATACGCCCACCACGCCCGCCGGCTCGGCCGTCACGACCCGGAGGTGGCAGCCTTCATGGAGGAGGCGCTGTTCGCCACCATGACCAACGTCAACTTCGATCTCGAATCGCTGCTCGAGCTCTGCCTGCGCTGCGGGCAGATGAACCTGCGGGTCATGGAGATGCTCGACGCCGCCCATGTCGAGACCTTCGGTCAGCCGCAGCCGGCCACCGTACCCGAGGGTACCCGGGCGGGTCCGGGGATCCTGGTCAGCGGCCACGACCTGCTCGACCTCTACCATCTGCTCCAGCAGGTGGAGGGGACCGACATCCAGGTTTACACCCACGGCGAGATGCTGCCGGCGCACATGTACCCGACGCTCCACCAGCACCCCAACCTGGCCGGTCACTACGGCGGGGCCTGGCAGGAGCAGAAGCGCGAGTTCAAGGCGTTCCCCGGGGCCATCCTGGTTACCACCAACTGTGTCATGCCGCCCGCCGAGCGGTATGCGGAGCGACTGTTCACCACGCGCAGCACGGCGGTCAGCGGCGGCCAGCGCATCACCGACGGCGACTTCACCCCGGTGATCGAGGCGGCGCGTCGCTGCGCGCCCTGTGACGAGGCGATCACGGGCGAATCCACCGTCGGTTTCCACCACACCGTCCTGCTGGAGAACGCCGGCACGCTGCTCGAGGCCTACCAGAACGGTCAGATCAGCCAGTTCTACCTGATCGGCGGCTGCGATGGCGCCCACCGCAGCCGGAATTACTTCAACGACTATGCGGCGGCCACCCCGGCGGACAGCTTCGTGCTGACCCTCGGCTGCGGCAAATTCCGCATCCGCGACCAGTCGTTCGGTACCCACCTGGGCTTCCCGCGGCTGCTCGACATGGGCCAGTGCAACGACGCCTACGGCGCCATCCAGGTGGCTCTGGGCCTGGCCCGGGCGCTCGATTGCAACGTCAACGACCTGCCGCTGACCCTGGTTATCAGCTGGTTCGAGCAAAAGGCGGTGGCGGTGCTGCTGACACTGCTCAGCCTCGACGTGCGGGGGATCACCCTCGGGCCCAACCCGCCGGCCTTCCTCAGCGACAACCTGTTCCGGGCCCTGGCCGAGCGCTACGACCTGCGACTTACCGGCGACACCCCGCAGCTGGACGCGCAGCAGGCGGCCGCCACGGCCTGA
- a CDS encoding TonB-dependent receptor plug domain-containing protein, producing the protein MTTWKPGRSLILLGIFGLAVSSGWAMAGSEQAPASGGVDPAHAKVLPEVTVTTGTRSERARERSPSSVEVIDREQIERSGGADLGEVLRRESSLFVSPDGTQASIRGARREDNVILIDGRRVLGEPSRRYELNRIPTGSIERIEIVKGPGSVLYGADALGGVINVITRKPEPGLHGDIDVQAGARTEDAEADRYKAALGLHGGGLDTRFRVDAQATSRAAYSETATVLPEGRRGIKPDKFADYDVQERYTIDEDRRDEADVYTLAGTLEHFFTDDLQVTLQADYLHEERERDYINIGPTQVDDGNDGAVANIPARWLDDNQRLGLAAAADWQATGTLNLFFRSYRSVYEKERIVTSEPWTTLGYSAGERPKERDRDVTLTDWRQELIASWTPGRAHSVQLGAEHRDHEYEDHQLVSGSETRWDAAAFAQHEWAVTDRLDLVYGARYDDSSLDDADNTAVEGGIVYAFAPAARLRLNYAQGYSVPAARDLYADTAQPSGRRQLGAAVETSEKAPHNLDPERSESVEIGLSGSLGALGPVRESRYDLAVFHTIIEDRITRERRGEPYVSFYNLDDEARIGGSEGSLELALPAGLRVDLGVTWLDAIERGERHELPYAPEWSARAALAGEHGERFGWRARVQYTGSHVDEIDPDDQQAQEAFTQVDLQGHYRPPAWEQVRLYAGIDNVFDTSNDTSLYADPGRYARLGLRASF; encoded by the coding sequence ATGACCACCTGGAAACCGGGCCGTTCCCTGATCCTATTGGGGATCTTCGGCTTGGCTGTCAGCTCTGGATGGGCGATGGCCGGCTCTGAGCAGGCGCCGGCAAGCGGCGGCGTCGATCCGGCCCACGCCAAGGTTCTGCCCGAGGTGACCGTCACCACGGGCACCCGCAGCGAGCGGGCGCGGGAGCGGAGTCCGAGCAGTGTGGAAGTCATCGACCGTGAGCAGATCGAGCGCAGCGGCGGCGCGGATCTCGGTGAGGTCCTGCGCCGCGAGTCGAGCCTGTTCGTCAGCCCCGACGGCACCCAGGCAAGCATCCGCGGGGCGCGGCGCGAGGACAACGTGATCCTCATCGATGGCCGCCGGGTCCTCGGCGAGCCCAGCCGGCGCTACGAGCTCAACCGCATCCCCACGGGGAGCATCGAGCGCATCGAGATCGTCAAGGGGCCGGGCAGCGTGCTCTACGGCGCCGACGCCCTCGGGGGCGTGATCAATGTCATCACCCGCAAGCCGGAACCCGGTCTCCATGGGGACATCGACGTGCAGGCCGGTGCCCGCACGGAGGATGCCGAGGCGGATCGTTACAAGGCCGCCCTCGGTCTGCACGGCGGCGGTCTCGACACCCGCTTCCGGGTCGACGCCCAGGCTACATCCCGGGCGGCATACAGCGAGACCGCCACGGTGCTGCCAGAGGGGCGACGGGGCATTAAGCCCGACAAGTTTGCGGATTACGACGTCCAAGAACGCTATACCATCGACGAAGACCGCCGGGACGAAGCCGACGTCTACACCCTAGCCGGTACGCTGGAGCACTTCTTCACCGATGACCTGCAGGTTACCCTGCAGGCCGATTACCTGCACGAAGAGCGGGAGCGCGACTACATCAACATCGGACCGACGCAGGTTGATGATGGGAATGACGGCGCGGTGGCGAACATCCCCGCCCGCTGGCTCGATGACAACCAGCGCCTGGGGCTCGCCGCGGCGGCGGACTGGCAGGCCACCGGGACGCTCAACCTCTTCTTCCGCAGCTACCGTAGCGTCTACGAGAAGGAGCGGATCGTCACCAGCGAGCCGTGGACCACGCTGGGCTATTCCGCGGGGGAGCGGCCCAAGGAGCGCGACCGGGACGTGACACTCACGGACTGGCGCCAGGAACTGATCGCCAGCTGGACCCCGGGGCGGGCGCACAGCGTGCAACTCGGTGCCGAGCACCGCGACCACGAGTACGAGGACCACCAGTTGGTCAGCGGCAGCGAAACCCGCTGGGATGCCGCCGCCTTCGCGCAGCACGAGTGGGCGGTTACCGACCGGCTGGATCTGGTCTACGGCGCCCGTTACGACGACAGCAGCCTGGATGACGCCGACAATACGGCGGTCGAAGGCGGCATTGTCTATGCCTTCGCGCCGGCGGCGCGGCTGCGGCTCAATTACGCCCAAGGGTACAGTGTGCCTGCAGCGCGTGATCTTTACGCCGACACGGCGCAGCCCTCTGGGAGGCGTCAGCTCGGTGCCGCCGTTGAGACGTCGGAGAAAGCCCCCCACAACCTCGATCCAGAGCGCAGCGAGAGTGTTGAGATCGGTCTCAGCGGCAGTCTCGGGGCCTTGGGCCCGGTGCGCGAGAGCCGCTACGACCTGGCGGTCTTCCACACTATCATCGAGGATCGCATCACCCGTGAACGGCGGGGCGAGCCCTATGTCAGTTTCTACAACCTTGACGACGAGGCACGGATTGGCGGCAGCGAGGGCAGCCTCGAGCTGGCCCTGCCAGCCGGGCTGCGGGTGGATCTGGGGGTGACCTGGCTCGACGCCATCGAGCGTGGCGAGCGACACGAGCTGCCCTACGCCCCGGAGTGGAGCGCCCGGGCGGCCCTGGCCGGCGAGCACGGGGAGCGCTTCGGCTGGCGGGCGCGGGTGCAGTACACCGGCTCCCATGTTGATGAGATCGACCCGGATGACCAGCAGGCGCAGGAGGCCTTCACCCAAGTGGATCTGCAGGGCCATTACCGGCCGCCTGCCTGGGAGCAGGTCCGCCTCTACGCCGGCATCGACAACGTCTTCGATACCAGCAACGATACCTCGCTCTACGCCGATCCGGGTCGCTACGCCCGGCTCGGCCTGCGGGCTAGCTTCTGA
- the kaiC gene encoding circadian clock protein KaiC yields the protein MAQGSTSASERARRSSAARRGAQTAATGIQGLDFILDGGLPEGQPTLLRGGPGAGKTAIALTFFCHGLEQGEPSVLATFDESPEALTRHAHALGFPLDEHLAAGRGRILDMRPDRSELVSGGEVELTALLARIGYALDALGARRLVVDAIDGMDESFAPGNSLRAELTRVFDWIRERDATTLITSGEHSGFSERFGLEDYIADCVILLRQEVRYRRMTRLLRILKRRGGGHGTNEFPFLLDHEGVFLSPITGTRLEARPSSERHTTGVEGLDAMLGGGGPYRGSAVMVSGQSGTGKTSFAAAFAAAACRAGDSVLYLSFEEATEELLRNQRSVGLDLASCIDSGRLVLEPLLAVELGWEEHLLRVMRSVQGQAPGVVVLDPASALGDPHDDRQGKEMLLRLFYMLKREGVTVLATELLPDYSDGVSNMDVSSIIDVWIKLRRDERDGRLCRLLNVVKARGLPTSDRVLEYYLSGDGVHVANGAETGGAS from the coding sequence ATGGCACAAGGCAGCACCTCCGCGAGCGAACGCGCCCGGCGCAGCAGCGCCGCCCGGCGCGGGGCGCAGACCGCGGCCACTGGCATTCAGGGTCTGGACTTCATCCTCGACGGCGGGCTACCCGAGGGGCAGCCGACGTTGCTGCGCGGCGGCCCGGGGGCCGGCAAGACGGCGATTGCGCTGACCTTCTTCTGCCACGGGCTGGAGCAGGGCGAGCCATCGGTGCTGGCCACCTTCGACGAGTCGCCGGAAGCCCTTACGCGCCACGCCCACGCGCTCGGCTTCCCGCTGGACGAGCACCTGGCGGCGGGGCGGGGGCGCATCCTCGACATGCGCCCCGATCGCTCCGAGTTGGTCTCCGGCGGTGAGGTCGAGCTGACGGCGCTGCTCGCGCGCATCGGCTACGCCCTGGACGCCCTCGGCGCACGGCGGCTGGTGGTGGACGCCATCGACGGCATGGACGAGAGCTTCGCCCCGGGCAACAGCCTGCGCGCGGAATTGACCCGGGTGTTTGACTGGATCCGCGAGCGCGACGCCACCACCCTGATCACCTCCGGCGAACACTCCGGCTTCAGCGAGCGCTTCGGGCTGGAGGATTACATTGCCGACTGCGTCATCCTCCTGCGCCAGGAGGTGCGCTACCGGCGCATGACCCGCCTGCTGCGCATCCTCAAGCGCCGCGGTGGCGGACACGGCACCAACGAGTTCCCCTTCCTCCTCGATCACGAAGGGGTGTTCCTGTCCCCGATCACCGGTACGCGGCTCGAGGCCCGGCCCTCCTCGGAGCGGCACACCACTGGCGTCGAGGGCCTCGACGCCATGCTCGGGGGCGGCGGCCCGTACCGCGGCTCGGCGGTGATGGTCTCGGGGCAGTCGGGCACCGGCAAGACGAGCTTCGCCGCAGCCTTCGCCGCTGCCGCGTGCCGGGCCGGCGACTCCGTGCTCTACCTCAGCTTCGAGGAGGCCACCGAGGAGCTGCTGCGCAATCAGCGCAGTGTGGGCCTGGATCTGGCGTCGTGCATCGATAGCGGCCGGCTGGTGCTGGAGCCGCTGCTGGCGGTGGAACTGGGCTGGGAGGAACACCTGCTGCGGGTGATGCGCTCGGTGCAGGGGCAGGCCCCGGGCGTGGTGGTCCTCGACCCGGCCAGCGCGCTGGGCGATCCCCACGACGACCGCCAGGGCAAGGAGATGCTGCTGCGCCTGTTCTACATGCTCAAGCGCGAGGGTGTGACCGTCCTGGCTACGGAACTGCTGCCCGACTACAGTGATGGCGTCAGCAACATGGATGTCTCCTCCATTATCGACGTCTGGATCAAATTGCGCCGCGACGAGCGTGACGGCAGGTTGTGCAGGCTGCTGAATGTCGTTAAGGCGCGCGGTCTGCCGACCTCGGACCGGGTTCTGGAGTACTACCTGTCCGGAGACGGCGTGCACGTGGCCAATGGTGCCGAGACGGGGGGAGCGTCGTGA
- a CDS encoding circadian clock KaiB family protein has protein sequence MSELVLRLYIAGRTPAAERAIRNLERIIREAYGDDASCDLEVIDILERPQLAEDERILATPVVIKKLPPPVRRVVGDLSEREKVLIGLDLKEG, from the coding sequence GTGAGCGAGCTGGTCCTGCGGCTCTACATCGCCGGGCGGACGCCGGCGGCGGAACGAGCCATCCGCAACCTTGAACGCATCATCCGGGAGGCCTACGGCGACGACGCCTCCTGTGACCTGGAAGTGATCGATATCCTCGAGCGCCCCCAGCTGGCCGAGGACGAGCGCATCCTGGCCACTCCGGTGGTCATCAAGAAGCTGCCGCCCCCCGTGCGCCGGGTGGTCGGCGACCTCTCCGAACGAGAAAAGGTGCTCATCGGGCTCGACCTCAAGGAGGGCTGA
- a CDS encoding SDR family NAD(P)-dependent oxidoreductase — protein MNDDHTDHRPALLITGCSSGIGETAAAHMARRGWRVFPSARRSEDVARLREAGWEDALVLDLADSASIEGAVEQVAERTGGCIDALFNNGAYGQPGAVEDLSRATLREQLETNLLGTHELTTRVLPYMRRQGHGRIVQNSSVLGFIALPYRGAYVCSKFALEGLTDALRQELRGSGIHVSLIQPGPIASRFRDNAHRAFQARIDPQNSAHAATYRAVEQRLAGAGASTPFTLEAEAVATKLVHALEHPRPKARYHVTVPTHLFAALKRLLPTRWLDRVLLAATASERRIR, from the coding sequence ATGAACGACGACCACACCGATCACCGCCCCGCGCTGCTGATCACCGGCTGTTCCAGCGGCATCGGCGAGACCGCTGCAGCGCACATGGCCCGGCGCGGCTGGCGGGTCTTCCCCAGCGCCCGCCGCAGCGAGGACGTGGCCCGCCTGCGCGAGGCCGGCTGGGAGGACGCCCTGGTGCTGGACCTGGCCGACAGCGCTTCCATCGAGGGCGCGGTGGAGCAGGTCGCCGAGCGCACCGGCGGGTGCATCGACGCCCTGTTCAATAACGGGGCCTATGGTCAGCCCGGCGCGGTGGAAGATCTCTCCCGGGCGACGCTGCGCGAGCAGCTAGAGACCAACCTGCTCGGCACCCACGAACTGACCACGCGGGTGCTGCCGTACATGCGCCGCCAGGGCCACGGGCGCATCGTGCAAAACAGCTCGGTACTCGGTTTCATCGCCCTGCCCTACCGCGGCGCCTACGTCTGCTCCAAGTTCGCCCTCGAGGGGCTCACCGACGCCCTGCGCCAAGAACTGCGCGGCAGCGGCATCCACGTGAGCCTGATCCAGCCCGGACCCATCGCCAGCCGTTTTCGCGACAACGCCCACCGCGCCTTCCAGGCCCGGATCGATCCACAGAACAGCGCCCACGCTGCCACCTATCGTGCGGTGGAGCAGCGCCTGGCCGGCGCCGGGGCCTCGACGCCCTTCACGCTCGAAGCCGAGGCGGTGGCCACCAAGCTGGTCCACGCCCTGGAGCACCCGCGCCCGAAGGCCCGCTACCACGTCACCGTTCCCACCCATCTCTTCGCCGCCCTCAAGCGCCTGCTGCCCACGCGCTGGCTGGACCGGGTTCTGCTGGCGGCCACGGCCTCGGAGCGCCGCATCCGCTAG
- a CDS encoding RrF2 family transcriptional regulator, whose protein sequence is MELTYYTDYALRVLLYAGAQGARRVTMREIAGAYGISQEHLRKVVHRLSRHGYLHTTQGRSGGLQLAREPAEIRVGEVVRLMEDSLELIHCDRGPCPLCGHCSLKRVLNGARDQFIEYLDGFTLEQLLADPGTAQQLRRLPLNETPATFAGG, encoded by the coding sequence ATGGAGCTGACCTACTACACCGACTATGCCCTGCGCGTGCTCCTCTACGCCGGCGCCCAGGGCGCGCGGCGCGTGACCATGCGCGAGATCGCCGGCGCCTACGGGATCTCTCAGGAGCATCTGCGCAAGGTGGTCCATCGGCTGTCCCGCCACGGCTACCTGCACACCACCCAGGGCCGGTCGGGCGGATTGCAGCTCGCCCGCGAGCCGGCGGAGATCCGCGTCGGCGAGGTGGTGCGCCTGATGGAGGACAGCCTGGAGCTCATCCACTGCGACCGCGGTCCCTGCCCCCTGTGTGGGCACTGCTCGCTCAAACGGGTCCTCAACGGCGCCCGGGACCAATTCATCGAGTACCTGGACGGTTTCACCCTCGAACAGTTGCTTGCCGACCCCGGCACGGCGCAACAGCTGCGGCGCCTGCCCCTCAACGAGACCCCGGCCACCTTCGCCGGGGGCTGA